The Methanohalophilus portucalensis DNA window GAATTGCTCAATATCATATCTATTGTATTACCACTTACGGTATCAATTTCCATGTTACCGAAAGAATCTTCGGATTCAAGTTCTATTCCGTCATCTTCGATCTGCCAGATACCTTCAACCACACAGAGACTGTCAACCTGACCCTGGAAGACTTCATCGATATTTACTTTGAGTGTAACAACGTCATCTTCACCCATTACGGTTTGGTCGAATTCCCAGAGGTTGAGACCAGATTCTACTGTAATTACTTTGTCATCCACATATTCGCCGTCTTTGTTGAGTTCGAGCCAGACCTTGTTACCGTCAACATCGATCTGCTGTGGAATGAGTGTATAACCATCAGCAAGTTCCAGAGATTCACCGGTTCTGATAGTATATGAGGTGTCGTCATCCATTGCAAGCTTGGACAGTTTGTCAGCTTCACCTGGTACGACTGGGACGTATTCTTCTGCAAGGAAGCCAATCTTCTCATAGGTAGAGGGGCCATCATTGCTGAAATTAAATGTAGTCTCTATTTCATCCTGTATTTCACTATTGTAAATAAGAGCGTCAGTGTCGTCTCCAAGTTCATTCTCACTTTCAGTCTGATAAACATCAAGTATTATAGTTTCGCTTGCTTTGTTATCATCGATGTCATACCAGAATGCTGCGAAGTTCTCAGAATCTGCGACAAGTTTGAAAAGGTCAGTATGATCGCCTGAAGTGACATTTTCAAACTGGATTTGTACATCACCATCAGAATCATAACCTGTTACATATGCATAGCCATCAACCGAAGCATCTAGTTCTGATGAATTTTCGTCTGCTAAATCTTTCCAGTCCTCAAAGTTATTAAGAGTTGCTGAATCGTTTATAACATACGTATCAGTCTGATTCGTAACTGTCACATTAGTTACCTGCATGTTCCATACAGGGCCTCTGGTCTCCACAGTATGACCTGCTGCGCTTGCTACGCCAGCAAATACTGTCAAGACCATAAGGGCAGCCATTAAAGTTGCTAATAGTCTTTTCATAATTTTCCTCCGTTAGTTAATTTGTAGATATATGGTCAAGGTAAAGAGTGATTGATAAACAATAAAACGTACACATGTACGTTAAATCAACCTTTCATCGGTGAACATTACGTCCATTGACGAAAGGAAACTCATCACCCTCTTGATCCCGTCATATTGGTTTGCAACCCTCTAATAAGAAAATTGCTTATTAAATCTTTTGTGGTCTCGAGGGTCAAAAAACGCCATTTTTACTGGTAAATATCGATGTATTTCACGGCATATGCCGAACAATTTTCGTCTGATTTAATAAAGGGACCGTTGAAAATACAACCAGCACTTGGCATATTGTCGACTTCAGACTTTGTGGGTTGAATTTGAGGCGGATATTGCCCTGACAGCACCACACAAAATGGTTGGTTTATTCGACAAAATGTATATGTGATTTCCAGTATATTGCAGTTTGCAAAGACAGTTTCTAACTAAACATCACCTATATATAAATTAAATCACATTAATACTATTTGATATATGGAGCATTAATTTCATAATGCCTCAAAATCTAATAGGATGAATAAAATCACTATACATAAGTTCATTAGGGGTACTACCCGGCTTACATGAAGAAGGCGATGCTAAATGTTTACAGGCGCAGAGAATATTTCCACTGAAGACGAAGGGAACAGGGTCAAGACCGGCATTCCCGGCTTTGACGAATTGTGCGGGGGAGGCCTTGTACGTGACAGGAGTTATCTGGTATCCGGTACATCAGGTGCCGGCAAGACCATTTTCTCAACCCAGTACATCTACAACGGGATCACCCAGTACGGGGAAAACGGTATAATCGTGGCCACAGAGGAGCGCCCCGAACAGATCCGCGAGAACATGATGCGTTTTGGCTGGGACCTGCAGGCCTTAGAAGAAGAGAACAAACTCGCAATAATCGATGCCTGTTCGACAAAGATCGGAATCCCATCCCAGGAAAAATACGTGGACGTGCGCCCCTTCGACATTCGTTCAATGATGGACCAGATCATCGCCACACAGGAAGAGATCGATGCCAAAAGGGCCCTGATAGATTCAACGACATCCATCAGTTTCTACCTGCATGAAGCCGCCCGGATACGTGTCGAATTGCTCAAACTCAGCACCACCCTGGAAATAATCGGCCTGACATCCCTGATGACCTGTGAGATCGTCGATGAGAACCAGCCCTCCAGGTTCGGTGTGGAAAACTTCGTCACCGATGGTACATTCTCCCTCTACTATGACATGCGTGACAACGTCCGCAGCCGCAGTGTCGAGATCTACAAGATGCGCGGCTCAGACCACAGTAAAAAGGTCCACCCCTATGAGGTCACAAAAGAAGGCTTCGTGATCCACCCCCACGAAGAAGTCTATACTCACTTCTAAGCCCCGGCCCTTAAAGGTCGGGATACATTTCCTCATTTCCACATTCAATACACTTGTATACTACAAGGTTGCGTCCAAACTGATCGTGGCGCTTAAGGGCCGGATATCTCCACCTGTTCATTTTACCTTCACATAGGGAACATCTGTAATTCATGATTGATCATCTTCTCCATAAATATATTTACTCTATGTTGTGTAAACATATCTAAACCTTTTCACCCGTAATTCTTCCTGAACAATAACCCCTTCAAAACTTCCACAAATCCCAGTGTAACTGCCGCAAAGCCAAGAGGTAACAACCAGTCCTGCAGATCCATGGGCTGCAGGTCAAATACAGCAGCCAGGAAAGGCACATACATAACCACCAGTGTCAGGAGCAATGTGCTCAAAACGCCTGCAATGATCAACTTGTTCCTGAAACCGGTTTTCAGCACAGATACCTCAAGGGAGCGGAAAGCAAACGGCACAAACAGGATCATACTCACCACCGTAGCAAACGCGATTGTGCGTGCCCGCTCCAGGTCTGCGGTCGGGTCTGCAAACAAGAAGGAAACAAAGCAGGTAAGTCCCATCACACCGGCCACAGAACCCACAAGTACAAGTTTCCTGCCGGCCAGGATTCCTTCACCCACAGGTCGGGGTCTGCGGTGCATTACCTCCTCTCTTGCCGGATCAAGGCCCAGCGCAATTGAAGGCATGATCTCGCCGAACATATTGATAAAAAGGATCTGCAGGGCAAGCAGGGGGACCAGTTCATATCCCAGCAGGGAGATACCCAGCATGATCAATATTATCTCATTGAAATTACGTGAGACCAGGTAACTTGTAAATTTCTCAATATTATCATAAATGGTCCTGCCTCTCTTGATAGCCTCCACAATAGTAGCAAAATTATCATCCTGCAGCACCATATCACTGGATTGGCGGGCCACATCTGTTCCTTTAAGCCCCATCGACACACCAATATCAGCCCTTTTAAGCGCGGGAGCATCATTCACCCCGTCCCCTGTCATGGCAACAACATGTCCCTCTGCCTGCAGGGCTTTAACGATCCTCAATTTCTGCTCTGGCATAACCCTGGCATACACATGAATATGATCCGCAATCTTTGCAAAGGCTTCATCACTCAAACCGGCCAGTTCGTCTCCCGTAATCGCCCCGTCAGCCAGTATACCATCAGGATCTGAAATATTATCAGGCTGCTCCACAGGAATTCCCAGTTTGTCAGAGATAGCCAGGGCGGTTTTTACGTTATCCCCGGTAATCATCACCACTTTGATACCCGCCTGGTGACACAAACCGATAGCCTCGGTAACACCTTCCCTTACCGGATCGGTCATTGCCATCAGGCCCAGGAAAGTCATCCCCTCTTCCAGATCAGTTTCATCCCACTTATCCCCCACATCCTTGCGGGCAATTGCAATCACCCTATAGGCTCCGGAGGCAAGCCTGCTGTTTTCCTCCAGAATGGTCTTCCTGGTGGTCTGGTCAAGTTGCACCCGCTCATTATCTTTAAGAATGTGATCACAGCGCTCCAGCACAACCTCCACAGCCCCCTTGGTAAAGGAAATCGATCCCTCTTTTTCCCAATGGACTGTAGTCATCATTTTTCTATCTGAGGTGAAAAGGATCTCATGCAATCTTTCATGATCATCGGCAAACTTCTCCCTGCGAATACCCGCCTTTGAGGCAGCCGCCAACAGGGCCAGTTCTGTGGGATCTCCCACCACATCCTCTGAATTGTCGTTTTGATTCAGGGATGCATTGTTGCAAAGGGCTGCCCCCTTCAACAGGATTTCCAGTGTGGAATCTTTGGGATTGAAATTATTCCCGTCAAGCACAAATTCCCCTTCATCTCCATAACCCGAACCCGTAACCTCGAACAACCCTTCCATGGTCCAAATCTTTTCAACCGTCATCTCATTACGGGTCAGTGTCCCGGTCTTATCCGTACATATCACCGAGGTCGAACCCAGGGTTTCTACTGCAAGCATCTTGCGGATGATAGCGTTTTTGGCAGCCATGCGGCGCATCCCGTAGGCCAAAGTGATCGTCAGGGTCAGAGGAAGGCCTTCAGGCACCGCGGCCACTGCCAGTGCCAGGGCAATAATCAGCATCTCCTCGACAGGAGCACCGGCAAAAATACCCAGCCCCAAAGCCATCCCCGATGCCAGCAAGGCAACAACTGCCAGTTTTTTGGAAAATGCCGAGATCTCCTTTTGCAGGGGAGTTACTTCCTTTGCAGGTTGAATCAGGGAAGCGATTGACCCCAGTTCCGTATCCATACCCGTAGCCATCACCACAGCCCTGCATTTACCTCTGACAACCTGGGTTGCGGCATAAAGAGGCTCGTTCAAGTTTTTCTCCACAGGCAAACTTTCCCCGGTCAATGCGGATTCATCCACCTTAAGTTCCTGCAATTCAAAGACACAGGCATCTGCAGGTATACTGTCACCGGCTTCCAGTACCAGAATATCCCCTGTAACAACTTCCCGTGTCGCAACCTGGCGCAGGGTACCTTCACGTAAAACAGTGGTCTTTGGCCTCACAATCCCCTTGAGGGATTCCATGGCCTTTTCAGCCCTGTATTCCTGCACAAAACCCAGCAGGATTACAAAAATAATAAGCCCTAAAATAACCCAGAAATTTACCACTTCATCTATATACAGGGAGATCAGGGCCGCTGCAGCCAGCACCCATACAATAACATTACCCAGCTGGCCAATGAAGATCTTAAGCGGAGTGGTTTTTTCCGTCTCTTCCAGCTCATTATACCCTTGGCTTTGGAGTTTGGCAGAAACTTCATCTCTTCCAAGCCCTTCAGAATCTGCGATATTCTCGGGCAATTGCATACAACCCTGCTCTGATAATTTCATTACCTGCCAGCTCCCCACTTAACTTTGACACATACTTATTAAATCTTTATTGCAGTGAAATACAATTCCGGCTTCAACTTGCAGGGGCAGAGGAGTTTTTATGCTTGTCCTTTTGTATTGCAAATTTGAGCACAATAGGTGAGATAATAATAGAAACTACTACCATCAGGACCACGGCTGAAAAGATTTCTTCTCCTATTATTCCCATATCCCTGCCAATGGAGATCACCACAAGTTCCACACCCGCCCTGGGCATGACCCCTGAGCCAAATATGAAACTCTCATAGGAATCAAAACCAATAGCTCTGGCACCCACAAAACCCCCTATAAGTTTACCCAGCAGGGCCAGGACCACAACCAGAATGGTGAAAGAGCCCAGGGTATTCAGGGCTTCCAGTTCCACAGCCATACCTATATGAGCAAAAAAGATAGGCACAAGTATACCATAAGCCAGACCCGATACCTTGCTCTGTATATCATTTATTTTTGCAACCGCTACATTGGAAAGCATCACACCCCCGATAAAGGCCCCAATGACCGCATCAAGCTCCATTATCTCTGCAAAATATGCCGAAAACAGGGCAATCAGGACCACCGCAGCGAATATGGATTCCTTTGAGTGCATCTTCTGCACGTAATTAAAAATGTAAGGGAAAACCCGGTAACCCAGTATCACCATGATCCCAACGAAAAACACTAGTTTTCCCAGCAGGAGCATAAACTGAGTGGCAGTAGGGAATGCATTGTACTTTCCTACAGTAACTACTATGGATAACAGGAAAATACCTATAATGTCATCGAAGATCGCCGAGGTTAGCATCATGGAGCCGGGTTTACTGGACAGGTAACCCATATCAAGCAATGTTTTTACCACAACTCCTATACTGGTAGGACTGAAAGCCACGGCCAGAAAGAGGCTTTCCACAAAATCAAACCCAAAAAACCTGCCCAGTGCAAAACCTGCAATAAAGGCAGCAGCTATCTGGAAAAAAGTTGCAACAATTGCCTTTTTTGATGAAGCTTTCAGGTCTTCAATATGTACTTCCTTATACCCTGCGGTAAACAGAAGGAAAATAGCTCCCAGTTCCGCAACAGAAGCAATTGTTTCGGTTTCTTCCACTATCAGCAGGCCAAGCAGCAATCCGGCAAGGATTTCTCCAAGTATACCGGGCATACCCACTCTCTCGGAAACCTCGGACAACAACCTGGCAACCAGTAGAATGACAAGGATCTGGAACAGAAACTCCATCATTCAACCCCTTGAACTGTAAATCGCCTGAATGACATCCGATTTACAAACAATTCCCACAAGTTTTTTCTCATCAACCACACAAAAGTGCTCTACCTTGTGTTTTATCATTGTTTCTGCTATTTCACACAGGGTCGTGTCGGAAGTTATGGTTATGGGATGGGGTATCATGATCCCGCGGGCTGATTGACTGAGGGACCTGACAGCCATAAGATGAGTATGGTCAAGTCGCGATACACGTCTTGTAAGTAATAATTGGAGAATTGTATTCTGATCGATTATACCCAGCAGATCACCGTTTTCGTCTACAACCGGGTAGGTATGGAAATGTTCTTTATTGAACAGGTCGAAGATTTTCTCTATAGGAGCCTCACCTTTTATGGTGATCGGATCAGTTATCATTATATCCCTGACAAGAACCTCATTGCATTTCTCTTCAAGGTCTAACCCCTCCTCTTCTGAGAAAGCCTGCCTGCCACTGGACTCCCCTTCTGCGGTCATATGCATCCCGTATGCAATATCTTCTTTCTTCCTACAAAAGATATTGCTTTGGAAAATCAATTCCCATTTAGGACCCTGACATTCAGGGCTATGCCACTTCTGTCAATATATTCATTGATCCTTTTCATCGAATGAGGGATCATACCCCCGCTTGTCAATATCATACACCTTTTGCCGCACAGAGCCATCAGGATAGTGCGATCGATAACCCCGGTTGATATATCGACACATAACGAGTTCTTCTCAGCCATAAGTTTGCTCTTTTTCCCCATGGCACCCACAATATCAATATTCTCTTTTTCCAGAAATTCGTCAAAACCAGCCGGATCGAACCTATCCATATCATAGATCAGGATTCCCCCGGCTTTTATACCATGCCTTGTAAGTTCCACAATCGCCCAGCCACCATCATGGATATGCAAAACACGGGCATTGACCGCTTCATAAGGACAGTGCAGCGCATATTCACCATGCAGTACACCCAGATTCAATATGTCGCCTTCCCGGGTTTCCGGAGGCACTTCCACCCACATCAATTCCGGTGGTTTGAGAGTATCCACGATTTCCGGCACGGTCCTGGGCTGCCTGTTGCCATGGGCAAGCCCTCGCCTTTCAATCTCCTTATATATATCAAAGGTCACCGGCCGTTTCAGGTGGGCCTGTCGCAGCAGTTCATCATCCTGGAATACTTCATCCGGGGTACCTTCCCCTATAACCTCCCCGTCCACCATGAAGAAAACATAATCCGCCCAGCTGTAGGCCAGATCAACATCATGGGTGGAAATGATCAGGCTGGTACCCATATGATTGAGTTCGTGCAGTACATCCAGAAGTTCATCCGCCCCTACAGGGTCCAGGCTTGCCAGTGGTTCATCCAGTATGATAGCCAGGGGATCCATTGCCACAATTCCCGCAATAGCAACCCTCTTTTTCTGGCCGCCACTCAAATGATGCGGAGGTTTATCCTTTAGTCCGCTCAGGCCGAAATATTCCAGGGTCCCGTTTACCTTCTTTTCAATCTCTGCCTTACTGTAGCCAAGATTGACCGGCCCAAAAGCCACGTCCTGATAGACTGTAGGTGCAAATACCTGATCATCGGAATTCTGGAAAACAATACCAATGTTTTTTCTTATTTCCCTTAAGGACGCCTGATCGTAAGCCAGTTCCTTACCATCATAAAATATCCTGCCTTCAGCAGGCTTGAGAGTACCGTTAAGTAACAAAAATAAAGTGGATTTACCCGATCCGTTTTTTCCTACAAAAGCAATTCTTTTGCCCTTTCTCAATTTGATGTCCACACCTTTGACAGCACTGGTCCCGTCAGGATAGGAATATTTCAGTCCGCGTGTTTCAAGTATTACCATAAACTAGCCTCCAGCATACCATTAGAAACGTACCATACCCCCACGATTGTAACCATGTAACCCAGACTCAATGCAACTTCTGAAAATTTCACCGGTCTTTTTTCCTCAAAGATCATCATTTTCCCGTCATAACAGCGGGCATTCATTGCCACAAAAGTTTTTTCTCCCTGCTCCCAGGACCTCAAAAAAAGTGTCGAACAGAGCATGGCCATGGAATTCAGGGATGTCCTCAGATCATGATAACCCAGCCTTACTGTCTGGGCATGCTTGATGCACCAGGCAACATCCAGAAACACAAAGATGTACCTGTACATCATCATTGACAGTTCAATGAAAGAATCAGGCAATCTCGTTTTTTTAAGTACCGAAAAAAGCTCCACCATGGGGGTTGTCAGCGCCAGGAAGAACAGACAGCACATTCCTCCCAGGGTCCTGGAAAATACCAAGAAAGCCATTGACAGCCCACCGGTATTCACACCCAGACGATAGTCCAGCACATTGAAACCAAAAAGTTCAGGTCCACCCCCAAAAAAGAAGGCAATAATGATTACACTAAACACAACGAAAACTGCAGGTCCCATCAGGAGCTTCAGGTAGAATTTCGGAGGTACTCTCCCAAAAATAAGCGTTGCCAGTGACATACAGATGGCTATAGAAAAAGGCACAAGCGGAGCTTGTGAAGATATACCCATAAGAATCCCAAAACCAACAACCCCAATTTTTAGCCAGTTATTGGTATAACGCAGGGGGCTGAGCAGTGCATAATCATCAAGCATCTTGGTCATAATGAAAATTTCCGTATGTGAATTGTAGTGCGCAAAATTGATTTTTAGGTATTAATATATGTCGTCAAAAAAAAGGAAAGGAGGTAAAAGGCAAATCAGTCAGAGCGACCTTTACCCTTATAGTAACCAAAGAAGTATCCTATCACAACTGCCCCAATGGCTGCCTGCAGTGCGAACAGGAGACTTTCTGTTTCCCCGCCCGGAGGCTCAAAACCCATGTTACCGACCCAGGGCTCATAACCACCTGTTACATCAGTGATCACTCCTTCGGCAGCACCGTCTGCACCCCCGAACTCGGAACCCGGGTTTGCAGCCATCCCGTAGAAGAAGGATGCCACAAAGAATATAGCGATCACCGCAAATATGATCTCACCTTTGCCGATCTTCATGCAGAAATCCCCCTGATCTTGTTAACAGTTTCCTGAGAGATTACTTTCAATTCCACAAGGGCATCGCTCTTGACCTGTATAATATACTTGAATATCAATGCAGTCAAAGCACCTTCCATGATCGCCAGTGGTACCTGAGTGGTGGCAAATATCGCCAAAAAGGCCTGAAGAGATCCCAAAAATCCGCCAGCCTGTGACGGGAACGCTAGGGCAAGCTGGGTGGACGTTACCACATAAGTAATCCAATCCGCAAAGGTGGCCGCAATGAAAACCACCACATAGAAATTGATATTGGCCTTCATACCTGCTTTATAGATCAAATATGCAAATAGCGGACCTATAATACCCATTGAAGCCACATTTGCACCCAGAGTTGTCAATCCGCCATGGGCCAGGAAAAGAGCCTGATACAACAGTACGATTACACCCATTACTGCTGTGACTGCCGGGCCAAACATTATGGCGGCCATTCCCGTTCCCGTGGGATGGGAGGAACTACCCGTTACAGATGGTAACTTCAGGGAGGACAGGACGAATATGAACGCCCCTGCTACTGCAAGTAAAGGCAGCAGATCACGTCTTTCAGAGACCAGTTTATTGAGGCGATACATACCAAACATTATAACCGGAATAGAGAATACAAACCATAATTGCCACCAGGGGGAGGGCAAAAATCCTTCGAATATGTGCATACTATATCACTCCTAATTGCAACATTTTACAAGTAAACTTAACTAAACAACATGATAGTTGATAGATTCCATAGAGAATTTATTGTATAAATATCTTGTCACTTAGTAAACCAAACTTGATTACAAGATAAAACAAATGCCTGCCAATTAGTTAATATTTTTGAACAATAAAAATAAAACAAAATTGCTGGATTCTTATCTGACAACCAGCAAACAGTGAAGAGCCGATTGAGCTAGCGGAGGATTGTCAACTGTGCCCTCAATTATACTTTCCTCAGGATAACCCAGTTTTTCACAGACGTATATCCTTGCCTGCACTTCCATTTCCTCTAGAATTTCGGCAACTTCCACTGACCCGAAAGTCTCGGCAGGAAGCAGGAGGACATTCTTCCCCAGTTTAATTTCGGTAACAAAAGCCTCTCTTGCAGGACGGGGATCCCTGCCATGAGCAGTAATCACCGCCAACCCGTTCATAGTCGTTTTCGTCCTGGCACAGGCAACATGCATCGAGGATATACCCGGAATTATACTGTCCCCTTCTCCGGCAAACTTGCCCAGGCCAGAAAACATGGGATCTCCGGTGGAAAGCACTACAGCATCTTCGCCCAGCAGGTGCAGGTTCTTATAATCCTTTATTTTCATTGACTCTCCCTTTATATAGGGACCGGCGAGCTCAAGAGATCGCGGAGAACCATACACCTCACCCGCATTTTCGATTGTCTCGATAGCCTGCTCTGTGAGCATTCCAGGCC harbors:
- a CDS encoding ATPase domain-containing protein — its product is MFTGAENISTEDEGNRVKTGIPGFDELCGGGLVRDRSYLVSGTSGAGKTIFSTQYIYNGITQYGENGIIVATEERPEQIRENMMRFGWDLQALEEENKLAIIDACSTKIGIPSQEKYVDVRPFDIRSMMDQIIATQEEIDAKRALIDSTTSISFYLHEAARIRVELLKLSTTLEIIGLTSLMTCEIVDENQPSRFGVENFVTDGTFSLYYDMRDNVRSRSVEIYKMRGSDHSKKVHPYEVTKEGFVIHPHEEVYTHF
- a CDS encoding cation-translocating P-type ATPase — its product is MKLSEQGCMQLPENIADSEGLGRDEVSAKLQSQGYNELEETEKTTPLKIFIGQLGNVIVWVLAAAALISLYIDEVVNFWVILGLIIFVILLGFVQEYRAEKAMESLKGIVRPKTTVLREGTLRQVATREVVTGDILVLEAGDSIPADACVFELQELKVDESALTGESLPVEKNLNEPLYAATQVVRGKCRAVVMATGMDTELGSIASLIQPAKEVTPLQKEISAFSKKLAVVALLASGMALGLGIFAGAPVEEMLIIALALAVAAVPEGLPLTLTITLAYGMRRMAAKNAIIRKMLAVETLGSTSVICTDKTGTLTRNEMTVEKIWTMEGLFEVTGSGYGDEGEFVLDGNNFNPKDSTLEILLKGAALCNNASLNQNDNSEDVVGDPTELALLAAASKAGIRREKFADDHERLHEILFTSDRKMMTTVHWEKEGSISFTKGAVEVVLERCDHILKDNERVQLDQTTRKTILEENSRLASGAYRVIAIARKDVGDKWDETDLEEGMTFLGLMAMTDPVREGVTEAIGLCHQAGIKVVMITGDNVKTALAISDKLGIPVEQPDNISDPDGILADGAITGDELAGLSDEAFAKIADHIHVYARVMPEQKLRIVKALQAEGHVVAMTGDGVNDAPALKRADIGVSMGLKGTDVARQSSDMVLQDDNFATIVEAIKRGRTIYDNIEKFTSYLVSRNFNEIILIMLGISLLGYELVPLLALQILFINMFGEIMPSIALGLDPAREEVMHRRPRPVGEGILAGRKLVLVGSVAGVMGLTCFVSFLFADPTADLERARTIAFATVVSMILFVPFAFRSLEVSVLKTGFRNKLIIAGVLSTLLLTLVVMYVPFLAAVFDLQPMDLQDWLLPLGFAAVTLGFVEVLKGLLFRKNYG
- a CDS encoding cation:proton antiporter; its protein translation is MMEFLFQILVILLVARLLSEVSERVGMPGILGEILAGLLLGLLIVEETETIASVAELGAIFLLFTAGYKEVHIEDLKASSKKAIVATFFQIAAAFIAGFALGRFFGFDFVESLFLAVAFSPTSIGVVVKTLLDMGYLSSKPGSMMLTSAIFDDIIGIFLLSIVVTVGKYNAFPTATQFMLLLGKLVFFVGIMVILGYRVFPYIFNYVQKMHSKESIFAAVVLIALFSAYFAEIMELDAVIGAFIGGVMLSNVAVAKINDIQSKVSGLAYGILVPIFFAHIGMAVELEALNTLGSFTILVVVLALLGKLIGGFVGARAIGFDSYESFIFGSGVMPRAGVELVVISIGRDMGIIGEEIFSAVVLMVVVSIIISPIVLKFAIQKDKHKNSSAPAS
- a CDS encoding CBS domain-containing protein; amino-acid sequence: MTAEGESSGRQAFSEEEGLDLEEKCNEVLVRDIMITDPITIKGEAPIEKIFDLFNKEHFHTYPVVDENGDLLGIIDQNTILQLLLTRRVSRLDHTHLMAVRSLSQSARGIMIPHPITITSDTTLCEIAETMIKHKVEHFCVVDEKKLVGIVCKSDVIQAIYSSRG
- a CDS encoding energy-coupling factor ABC transporter ATP-binding protein, producing the protein MVILETRGLKYSYPDGTSAVKGVDIKLRKGKRIAFVGKNGSGKSTLFLLLNGTLKPAEGRIFYDGKELAYDQASLREIRKNIGIVFQNSDDQVFAPTVYQDVAFGPVNLGYSKAEIEKKVNGTLEYFGLSGLKDKPPHHLSGGQKKRVAIAGIVAMDPLAIILDEPLASLDPVGADELLDVLHELNHMGTSLIISTHDVDLAYSWADYVFFMVDGEVIGEGTPDEVFQDDELLRQAHLKRPVTFDIYKEIERRGLAHGNRQPRTVPEIVDTLKPPELMWVEVPPETREGDILNLGVLHGEYALHCPYEAVNARVLHIHDGGWAIVELTRHGIKAGGILIYDMDRFDPAGFDEFLEKENIDIVGAMGKKSKLMAEKNSLCVDISTGVIDRTILMALCGKRCMILTSGGMIPHSMKRINEYIDRSGIALNVRVLNGN
- the cbiQ gene encoding cobalt ECF transporter T component CbiQ: MTKMLDDYALLSPLRYTNNWLKIGVVGFGILMGISSQAPLVPFSIAICMSLATLIFGRVPPKFYLKLLMGPAVFVVFSVIIIAFFFGGGPELFGFNVLDYRLGVNTGGLSMAFLVFSRTLGGMCCLFFLALTTPMVELFSVLKKTRLPDSFIELSMMMYRYIFVFLDVAWCIKHAQTVRLGYHDLRTSLNSMAMLCSTLFLRSWEQGEKTFVAMNARCYDGKMMIFEEKRPVKFSEVALSLGYMVTIVGVWYVSNGMLEASLW
- a CDS encoding energy-coupling factor ABC transporter substrate-binding protein gives rise to the protein MKIGKGEIIFAVIAIFFVASFFYGMAANPGSEFGGADGAAEGVITDVTGGYEPWVGNMGFEPPGGETESLLFALQAAIGAVVIGYFFGYYKGKGRSD
- a CDS encoding energy-coupling factor ABC transporter permease is translated as MHIFEGFLPSPWWQLWFVFSIPVIMFGMYRLNKLVSERRDLLPLLAVAGAFIFVLSSLKLPSVTGSSSHPTGTGMAAIMFGPAVTAVMGVIVLLYQALFLAHGGLTTLGANVASMGIIGPLFAYLIYKAGMKANINFYVVVFIAATFADWITYVVTSTQLALAFPSQAGGFLGSLQAFLAIFATTQVPLAIMEGALTALIFKYIIQVKSDALVELKVISQETVNKIRGISA
- a CDS encoding cobalt-precorrin-7 (C(5))-methyltransferase; the protein is MIVVGVGVGPGMLTEQAIETIENAGEVYGSPRSLELAGPYIKGESMKIKDYKNLHLLGEDAVVLSTGDPMFSGLGKFAGEGDSIIPGISSMHVACARTKTTMNGLAVITAHGRDPRPAREAFVTEIKLGKNVLLLPAETFGSVEVAEILEEMEVQARIYVCEKLGYPEESIIEGTVDNPPLAQSALHCLLVVR